Proteins encoded within one genomic window of Ottowia sp. SB7-C50:
- a CDS encoding arsenate reductase ArsC — protein MSDQPLNVLFLCTHNSARSILAEALLNHIGAGRFKAYSAGSTPRAGQQPNPLALQVLNHAGVNIEGLRSKSWDEFGGERAPHMDLVITVCDNAAGEACPYWPGQPATAHWGYPDPSDIEGTPEQKLEAFRQTMFAIKRRLELLVALPPEKLARTMLQDAARALTSH, from the coding sequence ATGTCCGACCAGCCCTTGAACGTCCTTTTCCTGTGTACCCACAACTCGGCCCGCAGCATACTGGCCGAAGCGCTGCTCAACCACATCGGCGCCGGCCGCTTCAAAGCCTATAGCGCCGGCAGCACACCGCGCGCCGGCCAGCAGCCCAACCCGCTGGCCTTGCAGGTGTTGAACCACGCCGGCGTCAACATCGAAGGACTGCGCAGCAAGAGCTGGGACGAGTTTGGCGGCGAACGCGCGCCGCACATGGATTTGGTGATCACTGTGTGCGACAACGCCGCCGGCGAAGCCTGCCCCTACTGGCCCGGCCAGCCCGCCACCGCGCACTGGGGCTACCCCGACCCGTCCGACATTGAAGGCACGCCCGAGCAAAAACTCGAAGCCTTCCGCCAAACCATGTTCGCCATCAAGCGCCGGCTGGAGTTGCTCGTCGCCCTGCCGCCCGAAAAGCTCGCCCGAACAATGCTGCAAGACGCGGCGCGTGCGCTGACCAGCCACTGA